From Primulina tabacum isolate GXHZ01 chromosome 2, ASM2559414v2, whole genome shotgun sequence, one genomic window encodes:
- the LOC142530159 gene encoding membrane steroid-binding protein 2-like produces the protein MAVWDLLKESISQYTGLSPAAFFTILALMFVTYKVVSGMFVAANDYTAVKREKEFVLREPVQMGDVTEVELRAYDGADPNKPLLMAIKGQIYDVSRSRMFYGPGGPYAIFAGRDASRALALMSFDPKDLTGNIEGLSASELEALQDWEYKFMEKYVKVGQIVEEKTIEPKETGVEGQSTKHDEDESTM, from the exons ATGGCGGTGTGGGATTTGCTGAAGGAATCCATCAGCCAGTACACGGGGCTGTCTCCGGCGGCGTTTTTCACCATACTGGCGCTGATGTTCGTGACTTACAAGGTTGTCTCTGGCATGTTTGTGGCGGCAAATGATTACACCGCCGTCAAAAGAGAGAAAGAGTTTGTACTCCGCGAGCCGGTGCAGATGGGCGATGTGACGGAGGTGGAGTTGAGAGCTTACGATGGTGCTGATCCAAACAAGCCCTTACTCATGGCTATCAAAGGACAGATCTACGATGTTTCTCGTTCCAG GATGTTTTATGGACCTGGTGGACCGTACGCAATTTTTGCTGGTAGGGATGCAAGCCGAGCCCTGGCTCTCATGTCTTTTGACCCTAAAGACCTTACCGGAAACATCGAAGGACTGAGTGCTTCAGAGTTGGAGGCTTTACAAGACTGGGAATATAAGTTCATGGAGAAATATGTGAAGGTGGGACAAATAGTCGAAGAAAAAACCATCGAGCCTAAAGAAACCGGTGTCGAAGGTCAATCTACCAAACACGACGAAGATGAATCCACCATGTAA
- the LOC142530174 gene encoding chaperone protein dnaJ 72-like, translating into MDHYQVLGLRKSASKEEIKQAFRNLAMQFHPDKHSQSSQHSRDSATFKFKQISEAYETLIDDRKRADYNISRSAYGAAQNKRYDYAYDRGAARNSYGNAYGYSGSASRGAGDFTFAKFEMGLRYLTTRSFLLNATFAGILLSGMYIVDTGGETLWKMHNPGKSFEEAMESVKKAKTVEDDTY; encoded by the exons ATGGATCATTATCAGGTCTTGGGTCTAAGGAAAAGTGCGAGCAAAGAAGAGATAAAGCAAGCTTTTCGCAATTTGGCGATGCAATTTCACCCGGACAAACATTCTCAATCCTCCCAGCATTCGAGAGACTCCGCCACCTTCAAATTCAAGCAGATTTCGGAGGCGTATGAGACTCTCATTGACGATCGCAAGCGCGCAGATTATAATATTAGCAGAAGTGCTTATGGCGCGGCGCAGAATAAAAGATACGACTATGCTTACGACAGAGGCGCCGCCCGAAATTCATATGGGAATGCTTATGGGTACAGTGGATCGGCGAGTAGAGGCGCTGGTGATTTTACCTTTGCCAAATTTGAGATGGGTCTTCGGTATCTCACCACCAGGAGTTTTCTCCTCAATGCAACTTTTGCAGG TATTTTGTTAAGTGGAATGTATATTGTTGATACGGGCGGTGAGACACTATGGAAAATGCACAATCCTGGG AAATCTTTTGAAGAAGCCATGGAGTCTGTAAAAAAAGCCAAAACGGTGGAGGATGACACTTACTAA